The following are from one region of the Bacteroidales bacterium genome:
- a CDS encoding AsmA family protein: MKKAIKIFLIVIVSILVLMFVLPFAFKGKIREKVEVEINKNLNATVKFGSVGLSMFSHFPDMTLKLKDLSVVGINEFKEDTLADIPSFEVTLDLFSVIRGKEYEVGRIILNHPSILLKVLKDGKVNWDITKPSETIDTTTTASAFKVKLNKIEISDASLVYDDAETPMFFGMNGLTGTLKGDMTADVTTLDVDAEVAALTADYDGVRYLGRTRAHLVTKLEADLTQWKFTFTKASLALNDLNLLADGFFSMPEDGYDMDVKFSAQENTFKSFLSLVPAIYSKDFESVKTEGTLSFDGFVKGKYTDLTIPSFGLNLKITNGMFSYPSMPGNVSQINIIASVSNPDGIIDHTIVDVPKLHLRVIQNPIDATFSLRTPDSDPEIKGTLKGVLNLQDIARFYPLPQNTSLAGSMSADIRLNGKLSTIEKGLYEQFDAAGFAIAEKVSISSPDVPMPIAIPSARIDFSPAFISLSGFVMKVGNSDMSAEGKIENYIAYLFKDNAVLKGELKTSSGNMDLNSFMTPSATGTTSDTSALAVVEIPANIDFTLQSSFRKISYDDYIMEDAVGTVKIKDKTLFLQGLNVRMLGGNMALNGSYNTFDPKKPKVDMDIRIKDIEVKSAFNNFSTLQAFAPITEKLNGKISTNLAFKGNLKQDMMPELASLAGDGLLLSDLLSVDNINTFNVIADVLKIEKLRRPSLEKINLSFDLVDGKATVKPMDFKLASYKSNFSGTIGLDQAINFVLNLEIPRSDFGGKANGVLNGLVSDASKKGLKVNLGEMVPVTLLIGGTITDPKITAGIKQAMADVVEDLKQQAIAVVQQKKEEVIAKAKVEANKWIDEAEVQAARVLSLAKAQSDQVLKSAGFAADKIKAQADSTGNKVIAEGKKNGMIAEMAAKKTAEKLKKEADNKSKKLLDEAKQRSDAMLEKARLEAEKIKEDARNRVK; encoded by the coding sequence ATGAAAAAGGCGATCAAGATCTTCCTCATTGTTATCGTATCCATCCTTGTACTTATGTTTGTCCTGCCATTTGCCTTCAAAGGCAAGATCCGGGAAAAAGTCGAGGTGGAGATCAATAAAAATCTGAATGCTACTGTGAAATTCGGTAGCGTAGGATTATCGATGTTCAGCCATTTTCCTGATATGACTTTGAAGCTCAAAGATCTGTCTGTTGTCGGCATCAATGAATTCAAAGAAGACACCCTGGCTGATATTCCATCCTTTGAGGTAACACTTGACCTTTTCAGCGTTATTCGCGGGAAAGAATATGAAGTAGGTCGTATCATTCTTAACCATCCTTCTATTCTCCTGAAAGTACTGAAGGATGGAAAAGTCAACTGGGATATCACGAAACCTTCCGAAACCATTGATACAACTACTACTGCATCAGCGTTCAAGGTGAAGCTGAATAAAATTGAGATCAGCGATGCCAGCCTGGTATATGATGATGCCGAAACCCCCATGTTTTTTGGGATGAATGGATTGACGGGAACTCTGAAAGGAGATATGACTGCTGATGTCACAACCCTTGATGTTGATGCAGAAGTGGCTGCTTTGACAGCTGATTATGATGGTGTGCGCTATCTTGGGAGAACCAGGGCTCACCTGGTTACAAAGCTTGAGGCCGATCTGACGCAATGGAAGTTTACATTCACAAAAGCTTCTCTTGCCTTGAATGACCTCAACCTGTTAGCCGATGGATTCTTTTCCATGCCCGAAGACGGATATGATATGGATGTAAAGTTTTCGGCACAGGAAAATACTTTCAAATCCTTTCTTTCTTTGGTTCCTGCCATTTATTCAAAGGATTTTGAGTCTGTTAAAACAGAGGGTACACTATCTTTCGATGGATTTGTGAAAGGAAAATATACCGATCTGACCATTCCCTCCTTCGGCCTGAATCTGAAGATTACCAACGGAATGTTCAGCTATCCTTCAATGCCGGGAAATGTAAGCCAAATTAATATCATAGCCTCTGTTTCAAATCCTGACGGAATTATTGACCATACAATAGTAGATGTACCCAAACTGCATCTCCGGGTAATTCAAAATCCTATTGATGCAACATTCTCTCTCAGAACCCCCGATTCCGACCCGGAAATCAAAGGAACACTCAAAGGGGTTCTGAATTTACAGGATATTGCACGTTTCTATCCATTGCCTCAGAATACCAGTCTTGCAGGTTCAATGAGTGCGGATATCAGGCTAAACGGGAAGCTTTCCACTATTGAAAAGGGATTGTATGAGCAGTTTGATGCCGCTGGTTTTGCAATTGCAGAAAAAGTGAGCATCTCAAGTCCGGATGTCCCGATGCCAATTGCGATCCCATCAGCCCGTATAGATTTTTCCCCGGCATTTATTTCTTTGTCCGGTTTTGTTATGAAAGTCGGGAATAGTGATATGTCAGCCGAAGGCAAGATTGAGAATTACATTGCATATCTTTTCAAAGACAATGCAGTATTAAAAGGTGAGCTGAAGACGAGTTCGGGCAATATGGATCTGAATAGTTTCATGACACCGTCTGCAACTGGAACCACCTCAGATACTTCAGCACTTGCAGTTGTTGAGATTCCGGCCAATATTGACTTTACCCTTCAGTCCAGCTTCAGGAAAATAAGTTATGACGATTATATAATGGAAGATGCTGTTGGAACGGTGAAGATCAAAGATAAGACCCTGTTCCTTCAAGGACTGAATGTCAGGATGCTGGGAGGAAACATGGCCCTGAATGGCAGTTATAACACCTTTGATCCGAAAAAGCCAAAGGTTGATATGGATATCAGGATAAAGGACATAGAAGTGAAATCAGCCTTTAATAACTTCAGTACCCTGCAGGCATTCGCACCTATCACTGAAAAGCTGAATGGAAAAATCTCCACTAACCTGGCTTTCAAAGGAAACCTGAAACAGGATATGATGCCTGAATTAGCCTCTTTGGCAGGAGATGGGCTACTTTTATCTGACCTCCTATCAGTTGATAATATTAACACATTCAATGTGATAGCTGATGTTCTTAAGATTGAAAAACTTAGACGTCCATCCTTAGAAAAAATAAATCTCTCCTTCGACCTGGTAGATGGAAAAGCTACAGTGAAACCTATGGATTTCAAACTAGCTTCGTATAAGTCCAATTTCTCTGGTACCATTGGATTGGATCAGGCCATCAACTTCGTATTAAACCTTGAGATCCCCCGCTCCGATTTTGGCGGAAAAGCTAATGGAGTGCTGAACGGATTGGTTTCTGATGCATCCAAAAAGGGGCTTAAAGTGAATTTAGGCGAGATGGTTCCGGTTACTTTGCTTATTGGTGGAACTATTACGGATCCCAAAATTACCGCCGGTATCAAACAAGCTATGGCAGATGTAGTAGAAGACCTGAAACAACAAGCCATTGCCGTGGTTCAACAGAAAAAGGAAGAAGTGATTGCAAAGGCAAAGGTCGAGGCCAATAAATGGATTGATGAAGCTGAAGTTCAGGCAGCAAGAGTTCTTTCCCTGGCAAAAGCCCAAAGTGACCAGGTGCTGAAATCAGCCGGATTTGCAGCTGATAAGATCAAAGCCCAGGCTGATTCCACAGGAAATAAAGTGATCGCTGAAGGAAAGAAGAATGGAATGATTGCTGAAATGGCAGCTAAAAAGACCGCTGAAAAATTGAAGAAAGAAGCGGATAATAAGTCAAAGAAGCTGTTAGATGAAGCTAAGCAACGATCTGATGCTATGCTGGAAAAAGCGAGGCTGGAGGCAGAGAAAATCAAAGAAGACGCCCGAAACAGGGTGAAATAG
- a CDS encoding T9SS type A sorting domain-containing protein, with the protein MKTSSAMNTTFTRQQNIGMLLTLLLSFCSFCLANPLIAGDTGQQAIYGNNNSSFSCTGGEKKLGGWIGLSAFNLEEGSVKECYIIINPNATDGFDLLYDAEFQAGDGPVFYTESNGIRLSTNSIPELNSETNMHFIFSASVNGSHQIEAYGLELIEQQVFLYDQLAKSDHNLSLDPVYHFEASIGQDSSRFMLHFQPTGIGETEYDELKVYPLNGEMRIENVTEQTSISIYSTGGICQYAKPLSFTGNGSIPLHLPKGIYIVKLNSNSSNLVQKVFIP; encoded by the coding sequence TTGAAAACTAGTTCTGCTATGAATACTACCTTTACTCGTCAACAAAACATTGGCATGCTCCTTACTTTATTGCTGTCATTCTGTTCATTTTGTCTTGCCAACCCTTTAATAGCCGGAGACACCGGACAGCAGGCTATTTATGGCAACAACAACTCCTCTTTCTCTTGCACCGGGGGTGAAAAAAAACTGGGCGGCTGGATCGGACTTTCCGCATTTAACCTGGAAGAAGGATCAGTAAAGGAATGTTATATTATCATCAATCCGAACGCCACTGACGGTTTCGATCTGCTGTACGATGCAGAATTTCAGGCGGGTGACGGCCCTGTTTTTTATACCGAGTCTAATGGTATAAGGCTTAGCACTAACAGTATTCCTGAGTTAAACAGTGAAACCAACATGCACTTTATTTTTAGTGCCAGTGTGAATGGGTCTCACCAGATAGAGGCTTATGGTCTTGAACTAATTGAACAGCAGGTTTTTTTATATGATCAGCTTGCTAAATCAGATCATAATCTTTCCCTTGACCCGGTTTACCATTTTGAGGCCTCTATTGGTCAGGATTCCTCCCGATTTATGCTCCATTTTCAGCCAACCGGAATTGGTGAAACAGAGTATGATGAATTGAAAGTATATCCTTTGAATGGTGAGATGCGTATTGAAAATGTTACCGAACAAACCAGTATTAGCATTTATTCAACCGGGGGGATTTGCCAGTATGCAAAGCCGCTTTCATTTACAGGCAATGGGAGTATCCCTCTTCATTTACCCAAAGGGATTTATATCGTAAAGCTAAATAGCAACAGTTCGAACCTTGTTCAGAAGGTTTTTATTCCATGA
- a CDS encoding YitT family protein, giving the protein MIPKPILLQSEKVFSATWFKSYLLILIGTFIMASGYVLFISPNKIVPGGIYGISIMLHHLMGLPIGITALAFNIPLTIIGTRILGPRFGTKTVVAFILTSVFVDLISYYQGNQPLIEGEVLVSCIFGGLLIGIGVALTFKAKATSGGTDVVAMILAKYTRLPLGQLMMMVDSTIVLLSYFAFGDWKIPLFSWITIFVMGRVVDTVMHGFSYDKTLFIISDKHQEIRTRIIEDLRRGGTFLHGEGMYNHSQKQIIFTVVNPRELYMLEDYIHKVDPEAFVAVLDAYEILGKGFKSLKEKVEDQ; this is encoded by the coding sequence ATGATCCCAAAACCTATTTTACTGCAAAGTGAGAAAGTATTCTCTGCAACATGGTTCAAATCCTACCTGTTGATTCTCATTGGAACCTTTATCATGGCTTCCGGATATGTATTGTTTATAAGTCCGAATAAGATTGTGCCAGGAGGGATTTATGGAATTTCCATTATGCTTCACCATTTAATGGGCTTACCGATTGGTATCACTGCACTGGCATTTAATATACCACTTACCATCATTGGTACACGGATACTGGGTCCGCGCTTTGGCACCAAGACTGTTGTAGCTTTTATACTTACTTCTGTTTTTGTCGACTTAATTTCCTATTACCAGGGGAACCAACCTTTGATTGAAGGTGAAGTCCTGGTTTCCTGCATCTTTGGTGGACTTTTGATCGGTATCGGGGTTGCTTTAACCTTTAAAGCAAAGGCAACCAGCGGTGGGACGGATGTTGTGGCAATGATTCTTGCCAAATATACAAGACTCCCATTGGGGCAGTTGATGATGATGGTTGATTCGACCATCGTATTGCTCAGTTATTTTGCATTTGGCGACTGGAAAATCCCCCTTTTCAGCTGGATCACAATTTTTGTCATGGGTCGTGTTGTGGATACAGTGATGCATGGATTCTCCTATGATAAAACCTTGTTCATCATCTCTGATAAGCATCAGGAGATTAGAACCAGGATCATTGAAGACCTTAGAAGGGGCGGGACCTTTCTACATGGTGAAGGCATGTATAACCACTCACAGAAACAGATCATTTTCACAGTGGTGAATCCAAGGGAATTGTATATGCTTGAAGACTATATACACAAGGTAGATCCGGAAGCTTTTGTAGCAGTTCTGGATGCCTATGAAATACTTGGGAAAGGCTTCAAATCACTTAAAGAAAAGGTTGAAGACCAATAA